ACTAATAACAATTaagaattgaaattttaaatggtATCTCTTctctttcttaaaatttaattaatttaaacccATTAATTATATAGCCTTAAATTGAGGAAATTAAGCGGTAACAAATTAGAATTAATTTAGGTttgaaaataggaaaaaaaatcctccaaaaatatgaaaaaatagataaatagatTTTATGATCATTGGGACATGCCACATCAGAAgattcaactttatatatatatatagagatttattttatcattaaatgctaatatttttttccttaatatttctcatattcttctttttagtattttaatttcttccctAATGATATTCATATCATTTCTTTAAATCACCTTTTCTCCCTTTTTAGttcctttttactttttttttttaatttttttttatccaattcaagaaacttatatttttatataatataatatgaagtttcttttattaaaaaaattacgatTTTGTTCCCATCATTTATAACATTTCCGTTAGAGTGAAAGACATATATACTCTAGTTTTGAACGGTAGGGACATCaatatctcaaaaatatatCGAAGGATATTTGCatactatttataataattcaaccatatatttatcttttttctttttatataatatataatatagtgGACCGCTATTATTGGAGGTTGGGATATTAAATTAGAAAGAAATAAAACTGGATTAAGTTACAACAATGAGGCAAAGAAAAACAGACAGCCGTCGACAGACGAAATCCCAGGAACCCAAAATCCAGACAACAACGCCCTTTCTTTCATATCTCGAATCGAATCTCTAGATTTCCTCAATTGCAATCTTCGATGTAACCCATAACTCTATCATACGCCACCTCCCCTAATTTATTTGatacccccacccccaccaacCGGGGAGAAATCGGCGGTCAATTTCAGGTCGATGAGACGCTACTGGGTGATTCCGGCGGGTATATTACTGTTATTTTTCAGCTTTACGGTCTTGGCCAGTGAGTTATTTAGCTTGCCCAGTGGTTCAATTGACGGAATTTCTGATGGGGTTATGCTAGCTCCGGCGAGGAGGAATTTGCTGTCGGAATTAAAGTTAGTttatattcttgattttttaagagtttttaacttatacccatttgaatttATTTCTGGTTTGGTTagtttttaaaagtaatttgtACAAAGATTTATTATTGCTTTGCAAGATTCTTGTTAATGTTTGTTGTTCATTTTCTACTAACGTGTATTTTGATCTTTTGGTTCAAATTGTTACTGCAGTTGTTTttccatgttttttttttttatggttcttgaggctaaagaattgaatcatgttaaaTATGTACAAATTGTACACTTAGATTTGTCTGTATAAAACTTGTTTTTGACTAATTGTCAGTCAAGATTCGTCTTTAGTTCGTGTTTTATTCAATTAGATATGTCATTCTAGTTTCCTTATAATTGGTAAAGATTCTTATGCTCTTTTTTGGGCCATCAGGAAAAGGGATGTTTGTTTATCCTGCCTTTCTTTGCTTCATATTGCTCTATGTCGAAACCATGCCAAGTTACCAAACTACAGCTTAATAATTTCAGGATTTCTAGTTTTGTAAGTACAACATTCTCTTGGAGGAGATCAGTTTCTATAAACACCAGAATACTTTTCGGTTACTAGTTTGTCTTACCCTGTaatttacaatataaataatGGAAAAATAGTGTCTTTTTTTATGAGTGAGGGGAGTGGGATCTTCTGAGACTCAGTTAATATGGATCATATGTTTCGCTGCATGAAATGCTTCAAGCATCTGTGATTGCTCGAAAAATGAACAGGATCTAAGAGAAAACATCACTAGCATTTCTGCTCATCCCTTGAACCCAGAAACATTCTGTTTAATGTCTTTGTAGgtaaatcaacttattttccgcGAATTGGATGCATGAGCTGTAAACTAGATTCCCTTTGGAAATGataaattaaagccctttgtTTTGTTTGTTCTAAGTTCACTTTGTGTCATACTGGTAATTTGATATACTTGTGGTATGCTTATTGATCCATTAAATTTATTTGGCTTTGGTTTTCGCTACACTCTCTCGAACCAGGAAACCTGAGACAGCTCTGTTTGCTGAATTGGATGGTACAGTTTCTTTGAGGGAGCAAAATAGCTTAAATACTATGAAACCACCACTCTGGTCATTTAGATCTGGGTCATCAATCTACTCTTCTTATCAGGCTCCTGTTAATTACAATAGCGGCAAGGAGGCATCATCTGATATAGGAAGTGGTTATTTTATCGACTGTGGCCGTGGGGATGATTGGGAGTTGTATGCACACAACAGGCTTGGTAAATTGGTATTGTCTCTAAATTTTATGCAAGTCTCTTCTGTGCAATACAACGAGAAATGATATCTACTTAACATTGATTGATAATGAGGAAGATACCATTCTTTTTCGAGAAAGGTTACAGGAAAAAAGGTTTCAAATAATGAATCATGATACCAATTAATATAGTATTATCAACTAGATATCCATCTAGCTTaacaaaatgaaatgaatattcccttagtttgaaaaatatttacaacCTCCCCTCTTCAACCTCACAACATGAAGGTGTTTATTCTGAGCATGATTTGACTAATATACCCTCCTTTCTATGTAGTGGCTGATCGTAGGCAATTTTGGAATCAGTTTCAGTTTTTAAAAAGTGTGTAatggaaaaaagtaaaaaaagaaaagaaaaggtagCTAAGAAGGGGCTGTTGTTATACCCATTCTCTTTTAATGTATATAGTAAAATATTAGTGGCAAGTCTCAACGAGAGGGGAGGTTCATAGGTATATCTCAAACTAAGTGGATGTCCTACTTGGTTTTGCCAATTGGAAAGGTCCAAGTAAGTTACCCATtaatatagaaagaaaaagtaaaaatagcAGACGGGTCAGGTCCAAGATTTTGTTATACAACCCTAAGCTGATGGGGATGGACCTCATCCTGAATTGTTCTGCTAATAAGGGTGATACAATGACATAAATATCTGTTTCATGAGTCATTAGGTATATTCTTTCAGCAAGTTAGAAGCAATGACCATCCTCAAACTTCTGAGATATATGTTTGGCCCTACATTTCTGTTGTTATTTTACTCTAGTCTCTTATTTATTGCTCCATATTTTTGAACAGAAACTTATGAAGAGTATTGATGAGTATATTAGTTCAACTCCACAAATAGCTGAGGATGGCGGAATTGTTCTGGGATCTAAAAGAACTACTGCATTTCTTGTTGATGCTAAGACTGGACGCCTGATTTACACATATAGTATGCCTAGCTCTCCAGCAACTCAGGACAACAACACTACTTTTCATCATAATGGCACCATTGAGGAAGAGAGTCTGCCCAGCTACACGCTTTACATCACCAGGACAGACTATGCATTAACGTCCTTTATTCCAAACTCAGACAAAGTGTTGTGGAACATGACGGTTGCTGAAATAGGGGCTGCTGCTCTTTGCAAAGTTGATGATGCATTTAGTGGGGATATTATGGAGTCTGACAAATCTGAACCTGATGTGCATTTCAATATGCCATTGCCATGTCAGTCAAGGGCCCTTATCTACAGACGCCGAGGTCATGATAACAATATGCTCCCAGAGGCTGATAGTCAGGGTATGCTGCCAATTCCTACTTCACAACCAAATGTTGATAATGCAGCTACTCCTGTGCCCGACAAGAATGTAGACACCTTCCACttagaaaatattactattaaaaaaacTATGTTTGGCATATTGGTGGtgttcataattttattcaccataaacaaaattttacaagatGCTAAAAGTCCTTTCAAAGAAGGAATAATGAAGTGCTCTGAAAGATTGAGCATGCCGATTCGCAGTATTTTAGCTACTCTTGTGGGAGTTTTTACACATAGTCGTGATTTAGTGTCTGAGCTCAATTTGGATAGACAGCTTGGGAACCCACATTCACCAAATGTACCTTCAAAAAGGAAGAAGTCTCGGAAGTCTGGAAAGAATGGGAGCAATGGCATTAAAAGTGATAAAGACACCTCATCTGGTATTGGACTTAAATATGCAGACGTGGATGCTGATAATAAACTGTTGTTGAACTTTCTTCAACCAAGTATATGTACCAAAGGTGGACGCTCTATTGGTAAATTGTTTGTCTCCAGTACAGAGATTGCTAAAGGGAGCAATGGTACAGTTGTATTTGAAGGAATTTATGAAGGTCGTGCAGTTGCTGTGAAAAGGCTTGTCAGGGCACATCATGATATTGCCTTCAAAGAGATACAGAATCTTATTGCGTCTGATCGACATCCAAATATCGTTCGGTGGTATGGTGTGGAACAAGACCA
The Solanum stenotomum isolate F172 chromosome 12, ASM1918654v1, whole genome shotgun sequence DNA segment above includes these coding regions:
- the LOC125849437 gene encoding serine/threonine-protein kinase/endoribonuclease IRE1a; the encoded protein is MRRYWVIPAGILLLFFSFTVLASELFSLPSGSIDGISDGVMLAPARRNLLSELKKPETALFAELDGTVSLREQNSLNTMKPPLWSFRSGSSIYSSYQAPVNYNSGKEASSDIGSGYFIDCGRGDDWELYAHNRLGKLKLMKSIDEYISSTPQIAEDGGIVLGSKRTTAFLVDAKTGRLIYTYSMPSSPATQDNNTTFHHNGTIEEESLPSYTLYITRTDYALTSFIPNSDKVLWNMTVAEIGAAALCKVDDAFSGDIMESDKSEPDVHFNMPLPCQSRALIYRRRGHDNNMLPEADSQGMLPIPTSQPNVDNAATPVPDKNVDTFHLENITIKKTMFGILVVFIILFTINKILQDAKSPFKEGIMKCSERLSMPIRSILATLVGVFTHSRDLVSELNLDRQLGNPHSPNVPSKRKKSRKSGKNGSNGIKSDKDTSSGIGLKYADVDADNKLLLNFLQPSICTKGGRSIGKLFVSSTEIAKGSNGTVVFEGIYEGRAVAVKRLVRAHHDIAFKEIQNLIASDRHPNIVRWYGVEQDQDFVYLALERCICSLSDLIQIYADTSENAYPNQNMDGESSKHRLYLDNLKGIILDTDLMNENGCPSPLLLKLMRDVVSGLVHLHDLGIIHRDLKPQNVLITKEKFLCAKLSDMGISKRLIGDMSSLGHHPTGYGSSGWQAPEQLLHGRQTRAIDMFSLGSVLFFCMTGGRHPFGSPLERDINITKNKVDLFLSEHIPEAVDLFSRLLDPNAELRPKAVKVLAHPFFWTAELRLSFLRDSSDRVELEDRETSSDLLKALEGTAPVALGGKWDEKMEPPFIKNIGHYRRYRFDSIRDLLRVMRNKLNHYRELPTEIQEILGTVPEGFDGYFRRRFPQLLIEVYKVMSEYCKDEACFQKYFTSSVL